The genomic region ctggggaagagagtcaagtgtctgctttcctggggagctggcatCAGAGGTCTGGATAGTGGTGCATGAGCAGGGGCAATTTTTGTCTTGGCAAGTGAAGGGCTTGtgtcatgttctggaagtgtccctgtgctgctctgtgttgttgTTGTGGCGGGGGACGTAGAGCCTAGGAGGAGCTTGTAATCTCTTTCTACCCACCCCAATGGCCACTGTAGCCCTGGCTTTGTgctgggtggggttggaagaagcttgggagaagaaagaagaggaggcttctcaggctgggatgcaggaaaactttattgGGTGGGTGCGGaaatagagaagacagaagcgTCAAGTGGAAGGGAGCAAGTTCGAGGTGCAAGGACGTGCATCTTCAAGCCATGGTGTGGCTTCCAGGGTGTGAGTGGTTGGTGTCAAGGGTGGTGGAGAGGACCCTTAGCAAGGgtagcagcctctcctgccaccgaACCAGCCGAGACCTCTGCCACCATAGCAGCCCAGACCTCCCAAGCCGTAGCCGTAGCCGTAGCCGAAGGCCCCGTTGGAGACAGGcactccctggtagctgagttcgctgcccacggcagccGATGCGGAGGACCCGACGGTggtgctctgggggaaggaggtgaggatgggtcctggcagggtgaccTGCACGGTGGAAGGCTGGATGACGACagaggagtcctggcactgcctgacgcagggctcgttgcagctgttggccagcggggcggGTGCGCAGGGGCGGCAGAGGTTGTTGCAGGCCATGGGTGTggtgtggagggtccctggaagagaaggtgttGAGCAAGAGTCAGGATGTTGGTTTGCGAGGGGCAAAGTGTGAGGAGGGTAGGGGAATGGGGAGGCGTGGGTGGGTCTGTGAGGTTCGTGGTGGTGGGGAGGCGTGTGGGCTGTTGAGGCTGGGGTAGAGcatggtggaagagagggagcaggtcggacaggagaaggagcctCAGGGTTTTGAGACTCACCTTGTTGAGCGTGGAGGAGACGGTGTGCAGGGAaggttgtgagggagagaggtgctgggccAGCTTTTATGGTGGTGCGCGAGGGGCGGGACGGGCTTTGTGTgtgagtgcattttgcaggcagcagctgtgtcctggcccagcgtggcgagtcatgagg from Phaenicophaeus curvirostris isolate KB17595 chromosome 3, BPBGC_Pcur_1.0, whole genome shotgun sequence harbors:
- the LOC138718654 gene encoding feather keratin-like codes for the protein MACNNLCRPCAPAPLANSCNEPCVRQCQDSSVVIQPSTVQVTLPGPILTSFPQSTTVGSSASAAVGSELSYQGVPVSNGAFGYGYGYGLGGLGCYGGRGLGWFGGRRGCYPC